A genomic window from Caldicellulosiruptor kronotskyensis 2002 includes:
- a CDS encoding S-layer homology domain-containing protein encodes MKGFQKALICLILAAVILWQQKIFAADVFCRVEYYVNGTNNMQVVLYSKTNKSYYVKGFTRDSDRQLTVYFSDKKTFSSESNSVLIPQSMFILPVRVILMPSDGSLLFSDIKNSPYKDHILYLASIGKIDGYKDGTFRPKNIVTRQEFVKFFVNVFDIKIEKNIKKYSFSDIQNCWAKSEIETLYKMGIITGIKDKQNRLVFKPNDGVTYEQAFAILARYLKLKSTSKNDYKSWANQYINAFVDNRLINADEIKGLKLNSFATREWVAYILSKAVFK; translated from the coding sequence ATGAAAGGTTTTCAAAAAGCTCTAATTTGTTTGATTTTAGCGGCAGTCATTTTATGGCAACAAAAAATTTTTGCAGCAGATGTATTTTGTAGGGTTGAATACTACGTTAATGGAACGAACAATATGCAAGTTGTGCTATATTCAAAGACAAACAAGAGCTACTATGTAAAGGGATTTACAAGAGATTCAGATAGACAGCTAACAGTTTATTTTTCTGACAAAAAAACTTTTTCGTCTGAGTCAAATTCGGTTTTGATTCCGCAGAGCATGTTTATCCTGCCGGTTAGAGTAATTCTTATGCCTTCTGATGGTTCTTTGCTGTTTAGTGACATTAAAAATTCACCATACAAAGACCATATTTTATATCTTGCAAGTATTGGAAAGATTGATGGATATAAAGATGGTACTTTTAGACCGAAAAATATTGTTACCCGTCAGGAGTTTGTAAAGTTTTTTGTAAATGTATTTGATATAAAAATAGAAAAGAACATCAAAAAGTATTCTTTTTCAGATATTCAAAACTGCTGGGCAAAATCTGAGATAGAAACTCTTTATAAGATGGGAATTATCACAGGGATAAAAGATAAACAAAATAGGCTCGTTTTCAAGCCAAACGATGGAGTTACGTATGAGCAGGCATTTGCAATTTTGGCAAGGTATCTTAAACTTAAATCTACCTCAAAAAATGATTATAAGTCGTGGGCGAATCAGTATATAAATGCTTTTGTGGACAATCGACTTATAAATGCCGACGAGATAAAAGGTTTAAAATTAAATAGTTTTGCAACAAGAGAGTG